A stretch of the Zonotrichia albicollis isolate bZonAlb1 chromosome 31, bZonAlb1.hap1, whole genome shotgun sequence genome encodes the following:
- the LOC141725858 gene encoding uncharacterized protein LOC141725858 isoform X2, translated as MPWDTEAEQELRMESREDKCPRQNLVEEAVLSGSTAQEANGEEKPRRCCTRRGCKRSRRGSEGERASLGGEGGRRRSQSSELVLHEQLHGGEKPHTCEECGKSFRWNSELIKHQRIHTGERPYECGECGKSFSRSSILIVHQRIHTGEKPYECGECGKSFTESSSLIVHQRIHTGERPYKCSECGMCFSQSSNLIMHQRTHTTERPHECSKCGKRFKTSFILLRHYRIHREERPFQCPDCGKGFKQNSTLVKHRRIHSGERPYECPQCGKSFSQSSNLIRHQRRHR; from the coding sequence agcaggagctgaggatggagagcagggaggacaaatgcccgcggcagaacctggtggaagaggccgttttgagcggctccacggcgcaggaagccaacggggaggaaaagccccggaGATGCTGCACgcggaggggctgcaaacgcagccggcggggatctgagggggaaagagccagcctgggcggggaaggcggccggagacggagccagagctcggagctggtgctccatgagcagctccatggtggggagaagccccacacgtgtgaggagtgtgggaagagcttcaggtggaactctGAACTGAtcaagcaccagaggatccacactggggaacggccctacgaatgtggggagtgtgggaagagcttcagccggAGCTCCATcctgattgtgcaccagaggatccacactggggagaagccctacgagtgtggggagtgtgggaagagcttcacagagagctccagcctgattgTGCatcagaggatccacactggggagaggccgtACAAGTGTTCCGAGTGTGGGATgtgcttcagccagagctccaaCCTGATCatgcaccagaggacccacactacTGAGAGGCCCCATGAGTGttccaagtgtgggaagaggtttaagaccagcttcattcttctccggcactatcggattcacagagaggagaggcccttccagtgccccgactgcgggaaggggTTCAAGCAGAATTCCACCCTCGTcaagcaccggcgcatccactctggagagaggccctacgagtgtccccagtgtgggaagagcttctcacagagctctaACTTGATccgacaccaacggaggcaccggtaa